From Lagenorhynchus albirostris chromosome 10, mLagAlb1.1, whole genome shotgun sequence, the proteins below share one genomic window:
- the TREM1 gene encoding LOW QUALITY PROTEIN: triggering receptor expressed on myeloid cells 1 (The sequence of the model RefSeq protein was modified relative to this genomic sequence to represent the inferred CDS: inserted 1 base in 1 codon) produces the protein MRVLWAQLEIQTASELPEEKCTLAEEQTLKVDGPITHDTDSNSRKAWQSLKDKGEVQTLAITEXSGEFSQVLVGRYFLKDVPSESTLHVRMTNLRVEDTGLYRCVIYQPPKDPIILFYPVHLVDQE, from the exons AAATCCAAACTGCATCTGAACTGCCCGAGGAAAAGTGTACTCTAGCAGAGGAGCAGACCTTGAAAGTGGACGGTCCCATCACCCACGACACGGACTCCAACAGCCGGAAGGCTTGGCAGAGTCTGAAAGATAAAGGGGAGGTCCAGACGCTGGCAATCACAG TCTCGGGGGAGTTTAGTCAAGTCCTGGTGGGGAGGTACTTCCTAAAAGACGTCCCCAGTGAGAGCACGCTGCACGTCCGAATGACCAACCTTCGAGTGGAGGACACAGGACTGTACCGATGTGTGATCTACCAGCCTCCCAAGGACCCCATCATCCTGTTCTACCCTGTCCACCTGGTGGACCAAGAATGA